Genomic segment of Arachis hypogaea cultivar Tifrunner chromosome 16, arahy.Tifrunner.gnm2.J5K5, whole genome shotgun sequence:
tatttttataaaataaacacttttagaattaaaaattcaaatacaaaataacttatttataagctatttttaatgtaaccatttattttttaaactatttttttaaaaaaaaacttaaactgGGCCCTCAGGATCAAAAAGAGAGGTTGGGATAGTTtttaaaaaggagaaatgatgCAACTTTTTTTACGTTATAAAAGACAAACTTTTTATCTTCTTTCGGTTCTTATCAATCACTACTAAAGtattaatactaaaaataaaatgtgtaCAAGAATAGTGTATACTAAAGATGGTGCATATAACATTATTCTTTTAAAAGAGTGATATTTTTCGAAATATAAAAGTTAGACACTGAATAGGAGAATTTTCCTTTATATGAATACGTTTATAGATTTATAGTACATTATTACTATTTTTCTCTCATTTTATGATCTGATTGTAGGGTTCAAGTGTAAGCATTTTAGAGAAAAATCCTAAAGTTGTTTTTGTGTTAGGTGAGCCCTGACTCATTACATTCAAATTAATATGTTTTTCATGTTCTTCTCACAAGATATTCTGCTCCATTGAAGAGTGAATATGTGTCCTGAAAATGATGCAGGTGGCCCAGGCAGTGGGAAAGGAACACAATGTACAAACATTGCCAAACTGTTTGGTTATACTCACCTCAGTGCTGGAGATCTTCTGCGAGCAGAGTCCGAATCTGATTCGGAAAATGGGTATCACTTATGAGTCATTGAGCCATTCTTTGTCTCTCTTAAAATCGTTTGAATTCAATTTAGTATGATATCATTGTTATAGCCATTTGGATCTCAAGATTATAAAATGTGTTCAATATCAATGAAGCATGATTAGGATTAGTAAAATTGTTAAAATCCTAATTATCATGTGTATCATCTTTTCTGATTTGTATTCATATATTCTTCTTTTTTAACTCATTATGATAGTATATTCTTTTGGCCATACTTTCcaaatttatatttctttctaTACAAATTTTATGTTTTTCCCCTATACTTGGTATTATTCCTTGTCAATTTCAACAGGTAAATTCTATTGTTCAAGTTTGTTAATTTTCTCTTGGgtcttttcaatttctttattttttttgtgtttgacACTTCACAGAATAATGATAAAGAATGTGATGAAAGAAGGGAAAATTGTTCCTTCAGAGGTGACAGTGAAACTTCTGCAACAAAAAATGTGGAAAACTGGCAAGGATAAATTTCTCATTGATGGCTTTCCTCGTAACGACGAAAATCGAGCAGCATTTGAGAATGTGGTAAGTTCCTTTCTAAATtctaaaaatgttttaatttgtttgatttgtTTTCCAAAACGGATATATAATTCTATCatcttttaatttgtttgatttgtAGACTGGAATAGAGCCAGCTTTTGTTCTGTATTTCGATTGTCCCGTGGAAGAGATGGAGCGGCGTCTTCTTAATAGGAACCAAGTGAGTTTTGTCtttccagaaaaaaaaaaacagagaactGTTTCTTCTAATTTTCTTATGGTTATCagcaaattcatatttttttttggataatgAAGGCAAGAGAGGATGACAAGATTGAAACAATAAAGAAGCGATTTAAGGTTTTCTTGGAGTCTAATCCACCCGTGATTTCTTATTATGGCGAGAAAGGAAAAGTTCGCAAGGTATTTGGTATTTTGGTGCTGCAACCACAAGTGTTGATAATTGAGTTTTAAATACTTTGTAGTACTAATGGAATAAAATTTTGCTTCTTATAGATTGATGCCGCAAGGTCTATTGATAAGGTTTTTGAGTCCGTCAAGACAATTTTCGAAGCACAAGATTAGATGGGAAAACCACTATTTTAAATGCAAAAATTTGGTTATTGAAAAGAAGCTTCACAAAGCTCTCTTGTGTGTTAGGAATAAAGTTTGCCTTTGAATTCGTTAAAATTGACAACAGGATACACATGTGATCAGCCAAATGGTGGATCTCGAATACAGAAAGAAAATGCAGGATGATAGTGCCATGAGAATGAAATTATTATTGCTAAGAATTTGCACAATTGATCAATGATGAAACGTAGTAATTAGTATGGTTGGCTGACTTCAATTCTATGGTATTTCATGGTTGACTGGTTTTTAAAAACCATCGTCGGATAAGTCAATGCTTTCTCTTATATGTATAAAGTgtagggaaaaaaataaaaaatataaaacactaACGCCCACCGTGGAGCTCGAACCCACAACCACAAGGTTAAGAGCCTTACGCTCTACCAACTGAGCTAGACGGGCTTTTGATTTAAACAATTCAAAATTTCTAAGAAGTCTcatgtttattaaaaaatcaattaaagaaaaatatatcaaaatttcaATGAGAAAGTAAAGTATATTAGAATGAATATATATAGATTAAATAGCTACTTTTAGCCACCAAAATTCTTAGCATTCACAAAATTAaccacaaaaaattaaaattaactttataTCCATGAAATATAGGATTTTACAGAGAAAAttatctaaatcctaaaaaattaaataaaatttttaaactctCCTTTAATATAACCTTATCCTAACTTTTGATTTTGTTTCGCATTATTACTTTTCCAATCTCAAATCCTACCATCTTTCTCATCTCCAACTACTACTTTCACTGCAACTATCACCACCCTTCCTCCTCCATCCGAGTAGGCCTTTTTCACAATTTTATGTTGCCATGCCTGAAGTGAAAAAGTCAGCGCCACCTACGCTGCATGAAGGTGTCTTCCCCTTATGCTATCGAAGATCGTCGATCTCTGGCACTGCGCACGCCAAGTGTCGGTTAGCACCGACATCACTAGGGGTTTGGAGAAGAGGATACAAGTGGCGATGGCAGCGGCAACAGCAACAACGTTGAAGCATTCTCCGCCGCGGTCAGGGATTCACACCAAAGACAATGGAATCAATGCGGTGAGGGAGAAGTTgatgtttgatttgaagaccgaGACTGACAAGATGAAAGATGCGATTTTGAGGAAGGAGGCGGTGGTGATGGCTGTGGAGAACGACAATGTCGACGTAGTGGTGGAGCAAATTTTGCGATAATTTACATCGACGGCAGTGGCTAATGCAGCGGCGGAGACGATGGTGGTTGAAATGAGGTTGTGGAATCTAAGGACGAAAAGGGTTGCATATAAGGATCCGGCGGTTGTTTGTGGCGAGGAGGAATGACAGTAGTTGAGAATAAGAAAGGTAGTATAGTTGAAATTGGGGAAGTGATGATGTAGAATAAAATCAGAAGTTAAGATTAGATTATATTAGAGGatagtttgaaaattttatttaattttttaagatttgaattttatttaattttttagaatttgagtaattttatttacaaaatttattttttatgaatataaaatcaattttaattttttcataattagTTTTGTCCGTGTTTAGATCTTTAATagttagaaatatatatataatcgtaGTTTTAACTTAGACTAAGAGAGAGATTATCAATTTCTAGAGAGTAGTTTCTTTTAAATATAACATTATACGATCTGATCATTTATAATTCggtcataattaattataaattggcTATGTTGATAGGTTACGGTATATAAGAtagaattttaacttttaatatttatttaaacaaattaataaattagattAATCTAAGTTGGTTTCAGctatagttagaaaatatataaacGATCATTTCTAATGATGATAATTTATAACTAAGTAATTGCATTTAAGTAAAACGACTCCATCTCTAATCATAATTCTCTACAAATAAGAATGGGACATTTAAAGCACTTAAAtgagcttttttctttttcaacgtGAATTTCAAACACATCCTAAACAGATAAaggtagataaaaaaaaaaatcctcaaaaaGGTTTCTTCTTTGAACttgtaattaataatatttattgactTGAATGACGAAGCCATTTACAAATATTCACATCTCCTGTTTTACCTTttcaaaatatacttttttttagagaaaaaagaACAAGTTCAACTTCTTCCGAAATGAGATATACCTTAGTCATTTATACAATAACATTATATTTCAAGAAATACtatttagaataaataattttcaaagtaTATTGTGTTATTGGGTTAATAAAAGTATCTATTAGTGTCAAGAAAATCAATTTCGATTGAATATACAAGACTATTTCATGGTTAAGAAAGGGTTATGAGAAACAcgggttttttttaaataaataaaatattttatttatagatataaataatttataatatttttattgatttgcaTTCTATtacttatcttgtttacagtgcAAACGAAATAAAGTTgtttatatctcgtttacactctAAACGAGATACGACATATTTGTCATTGCATGTATCACGTTTACACGAATGTTGTGTAACAGgctttatctcgtttacaatataaACGATATATGAACAATTTTATTTCGTTTATACTATAAACAAGATAAGTAATAGTTCGTGTCTATATAAGAAATTCGTTCACAGTATGATTATTGTCACTTTTAAACCACTTTTCACTTCCTTTGTTTCTCCTCTAGACATTTCTGTTGATATTATTATGGTACTCAGACATTATGGCACTCGCAGATGTACGAGATAATGACATCAACTACTTGAACGCGACTTGACATATCGCTGGAGCGATCGACTTTTAGGTTAGTgttgtttttttttctgttttagttaaataAGCATATAATTAtatgttg
This window contains:
- the LOC112755237 gene encoding UMP-CMP kinase 3-like isoform X1, with the protein product METADKARNQGSSVSILEKNPKVVFVLGGPGSGKGTQCTNIAKLFGYTHLSAGDLLRAESESDSENGIMIKNVMKEGKIVPSEVTVKLLQQKMWKTGKDKFLIDGFPRNDENRAAFENVTGIEPAFVLYFDCPVEEMERRLLNRNQAREDDKIETIKKRFKVFLESNPPVISYYGEKGKVRKIDAARSIDKVFESVKTIFEAQD
- the LOC112755237 gene encoding UMP-CMP kinase 3-like isoform X2, whose translation is MACILFFPYNGGPGSGKGTQCTNIAKLFGYTHLSAGDLLRAESESDSENGIMIKNVMKEGKIVPSEVTVKLLQQKMWKTGKDKFLIDGFPRNDENRAAFENVTGIEPAFVLYFDCPVEEMERRLLNRNQAREDDKIETIKKRFKVFLESNPPVISYYGEKGKVRKIDAARSIDKVFESVKTIFEAQD
- the LOC112755237 gene encoding UMP-CMP kinase 3-like isoform X3, whose amino-acid sequence is MACILFFPYNGSGKGTQCTNIAKLFGYTHLSAGDLLRAESESDSENGIMIKNVMKEGKIVPSEVTVKLLQQKMWKTGKDKFLIDGFPRNDENRAAFENVTGIEPAFVLYFDCPVEEMERRLLNRNQAREDDKIETIKKRFKVFLESNPPVISYYGEKGKVRKIDAARSIDKVFESVKTIFEAQD